The Planctomicrobium piriforme genome includes a window with the following:
- a CDS encoding polysaccharide biosynthesis tyrosine autokinase, producing the protein MSDMPQKPDSQMPVKPMMDTRPMLDPNATGSFDVVEIFRRQLPLIACCTVLGLLMAVIYWANAEKWYESSAKMLVTLKDMRASDKGESSWAADGVQDEILANHMEIVSSRRIIGNALQRVNAEEMPGIKAHTDSKTDAVDYVSEHISLTKGGQGSARDARSLNIAFRHTNPDEALLILQALVAEYESFLDEQVSRIMSEANRLITQAQGKIESDLKSLEEQYVQARQSAPIIYVGNESSNVYLDTFRRLQDELVTVDIERSAVATRLQNVLTSLDQIKQNKGNSLEMLALIDSESLTRLGTFGSFSSAQTQDFQENQATRLKEAETKFGKLIELQAEMSRLNGLFGPNHPTVENLRKNIEIVEGLLKESQAKTQNNPLFEKLTPELLLNAYTGFLRHDLSALDQRKRELLTLAAEAEKNSKSLIEFELKDKMIQAEMTRKQTLYDSIVEQLREMDTAAGLSGYIHEVLEEPQAGEEVWPALNICVAGGMFLGLCLGVLVAICNDQFDNRFRTPSEIDSALGVPVIAQVGKITRSRDKRKKGRMIVDAQAPEAESFRLLRTYLLREVKAGNLRTAMITSSQAKDGKSTILANLGASFAELGLKVLIIDGDMRAPTIHRFLNMPIDRGLSETLQGKTKLDEVIRPTGIEGLSVMTAGSAVRNPAELLQSEVFDQVLEDCKSRFDMVLVDSGPVLLVSDPAIVSQKCDIAMLVVRPAIDTKRKVFESIRRLTSSKSNLRGCILNTYGSSKEFTRDSGYYSSYNYYGYGYGYGYGNRGYGRRVKDNGSAETENGHSLAGSTPAGRK; encoded by the coding sequence ATGAGTGATATGCCGCAGAAGCCGGATTCACAGATGCCTGTGAAGCCGATGATGGATACCAGGCCGATGCTGGATCCAAATGCGACCGGGTCGTTCGATGTCGTCGAGATCTTTCGCCGACAGTTGCCGTTGATCGCGTGCTGCACCGTTCTCGGCTTGCTGATGGCCGTGATCTACTGGGCCAACGCCGAAAAGTGGTACGAGTCCAGCGCGAAGATGCTGGTGACGTTGAAAGACATGCGAGCGAGCGACAAGGGGGAATCCTCCTGGGCCGCCGATGGCGTGCAGGACGAGATCCTTGCTAACCACATGGAAATCGTGTCGAGCCGCCGCATCATTGGCAACGCGCTGCAACGCGTGAACGCCGAGGAAATGCCCGGCATCAAGGCTCATACCGATAGCAAGACGGATGCCGTCGACTATGTGTCGGAGCATATCTCCCTGACCAAAGGGGGCCAGGGTTCTGCCCGCGATGCCCGCAGCTTGAACATTGCCTTCCGGCATACCAATCCTGACGAGGCTCTGCTGATTCTGCAGGCCCTGGTCGCCGAGTACGAATCGTTTCTCGATGAACAGGTCAGCCGCATCATGTCTGAGGCCAACCGGTTGATCACTCAGGCGCAAGGCAAAATTGAATCCGATCTGAAGTCCCTGGAAGAACAGTATGTTCAGGCTCGGCAGAGCGCTCCGATTATCTACGTCGGCAATGAGTCCAGTAACGTCTATCTCGACACGTTCCGCCGTCTTCAGGATGAGTTGGTGACCGTCGACATCGAGCGTTCTGCGGTCGCGACACGACTGCAGAATGTGCTCACCAGCCTGGATCAGATTAAGCAGAATAAGGGGAATTCCCTCGAAATGCTGGCGTTGATCGACAGCGAGAGTCTGACACGGTTAGGAACCTTTGGGAGTTTTTCCAGCGCCCAGACTCAAGATTTTCAAGAGAACCAAGCGACTCGCCTCAAAGAAGCCGAAACAAAATTCGGCAAGTTGATCGAACTTCAGGCTGAGATGAGCAGGCTTAACGGCCTCTTTGGACCAAACCACCCGACCGTGGAAAACCTGAGGAAAAATATTGAAATTGTTGAAGGATTGCTCAAAGAAAGCCAAGCGAAAACTCAGAACAATCCGTTGTTCGAAAAACTCACTCCGGAACTGCTGCTGAATGCCTATACCGGGTTTTTGCGACATGACTTGTCTGCTCTCGATCAGCGGAAACGCGAACTGCTGACACTGGCCGCGGAAGCCGAGAAGAACTCGAAGTCCCTCATCGAGTTCGAACTGAAGGACAAGATGATTCAGGCGGAAATGACCCGCAAGCAGACGCTGTACGACAGCATTGTCGAGCAGTTGCGGGAAATGGATACCGCCGCAGGACTGAGCGGGTACATCCATGAAGTCCTCGAAGAACCGCAGGCAGGTGAAGAAGTCTGGCCGGCGCTGAACATCTGCGTCGCCGGCGGCATGTTCCTGGGACTCTGCCTTGGCGTGCTGGTGGCGATCTGTAACGACCAGTTCGACAACCGCTTCCGGACTCCTTCGGAAATCGACTCCGCGCTCGGCGTGCCTGTCATTGCCCAGGTCGGCAAGATCACCCGTTCTCGCGACAAGCGGAAGAAGGGTCGTATGATCGTCGACGCTCAGGCTCCCGAGGCCGAGTCGTTCCGGTTGTTACGAACCTACCTGCTCCGCGAGGTGAAGGCGGGAAATCTGCGAACCGCGATGATCACCAGCAGCCAGGCGAAAGACGGCAAGTCGACGATTCTGGCCAACCTGGGGGCGTCATTCGCCGAGTTGGGATTGAAGGTGCTGATCATCGACGGCGACATGCGTGCCCCGACGATTCACCGCTTCCTCAACATGCCGATCGACCGCGGTCTCTCGGAGACCCTGCAAGGCAAGACGAAACTGGACGAAGTGATTCGGCCCACGGGGATCGAAGGCCTGTCGGTGATGACCGCCGGCAGCGCCGTCCGCAATCCGGCCGAACTGCTGCAGTCGGAAGTCTTCGATCAGGTGCTTGAGGATTGCAAGAGCCGCTTCGACATGGTGCTGGTGGACAGCGGCCCGGTGCTGCTGGTCTCCGACCCGGCCATCGTGTCGCAGAAGTGCGATATTGCGATGCTCGTCGTGCGTCCGGCCATCGACACGAAGCGAAAAGTCTTCGAGTCCATCCGCCGCCTGACCTCATCGAAGTCCAATCTTCGCGGCTGTATCCTGAACACCTACGGCAGCAGCAAGGAGTTCACCCGCGACTCCGGCTACTACTCGTCGTACAACTACTACG